The proteins below come from a single Aegilops tauschii subsp. strangulata cultivar AL8/78 chromosome 6, Aet v6.0, whole genome shotgun sequence genomic window:
- the LOC120966434 gene encoding uncharacterized protein encodes MCESSLSGEAEGRRGGDGEQDRADDAGLGDGVLPATSCCSTSSAATASTASTTRASSSSRCTSSAPESPSTSRRRRVRGWSPRLHWSMDQTCRRWSSAWITTWSSWGPGPLGPQAASGAVQCQLLDMVHPGLVLMHKTEYDMIQNYWILLDVFNKLQIGKYMRRPSSTMMRTRCSTSKPSIISTQSQMFCKRKKRYLKKQITMFSHREALDRLVLFIFPVLEYSST; translated from the exons ATGTGTGAGTCCTCCCTCTCGGGGGAGGCAGAGGGGCGCCGCGGCGGTGATGGGGAACAAGATCGCGCGGACGACGCAGGCCTCGGTGACGGAGTACTACCTGCAACCTCGTGCTGCTCGACCTCGTCAGCCGCGACCGCATCCACTGCAAGCACGACGAGGGCCTCCTCCTCGTCAAGGTGTACTTCAAGCGCACCGGAGAGCCCCTCGACCTCAAG GCGCCGCCGGGTTCGAGGGTGGAGCCCGAGGCTCCACTGGAGCATGGATCAGACGTGCAGGAGGTGGAGCTCCGCATGGATCACGACGTGGTCGTCGTGGGGGCCTGGACCATTAGGTCCGCAGGCGGCATCGGGGGCGGTGCAGTGCCAGCTGCTGGACATGGTTCACCCGGGGTTGGTGTTGATGCACAAG ACGGAGTACGACATGATCCAGAACTACTGGATTCTCCTGGATGTGTTCAACAAGTTGCAGATAGGCAAG TACATGCGGCGTCCATCATCAACGATGATGCGGACTAGATGTTCAACTTCAAAACCATCCATCATATCAACACAAAGTCAG ATGTTTTGCAAAAGGAAGAAGCGGTACttgaagaagcagattacaatgTTTTCTCATCGTGAAGCACTAGATAGGCTTGTTCTATTTATTTTTCCTGTTCTGGAGTATTCCAGCACCTGA